Proteins from a single region of Thunnus albacares chromosome 16, fThuAlb1.1, whole genome shotgun sequence:
- the mia3 gene encoding transport and Golgi organization protein 1 homolog isoform X3 has protein sequence MLVPGQTIVLLCRGKAVTDFSGPDCRFLSFKKSETVYVYYKLSGRRTDMWAGSVGSQFGYFPKDLLAINHVYTDKEHEVPAEETDFVCFDTGYDRFDNYDVDSLLGAMAEENDSENNGTSDQIEEAEGTQNETKPSEEEEATDSEKLIEPYDDSEDLDAVPGDQSASLPQPDLEDESPSTKEVEPDAASTLDGTERATEDKEKTKDTPTKQEVESLPKDDFISENEPVSISEGVQIPELKTTFGTTFDAVTTDAETTTKITPYEEEEKSEKLEDHPEDDTDPKTETPLLPFYEQAGDTPESDSLENQEIPPMTQDNEPKTEEEKNMWTTLGDAVFSVVTGGERTAESLSSEEDEDDEDEEEAASKTSLSFEEAKKDIEPLTPESPKEPEKIDPDFEDSPNSMSVHTDSKETLSDSEKLLFEHDDDHDEVAVKHKEPQDETLKPTDEPIHNQTEASTVLIDPVSQDDPHTQKSDIKTTDEPIEDKYEEEEEVTEEVSDENENIQDSNITMGYREDLDETLDETLDENKTATDQDLASTETETRQDLSIEERHLKDSDLRDDDEKKADDKLLDQYRDRSITDLESNNSQPELSVKPQIDEEVLTEEKEDEKYTELDEDRYEEKEELLEDENALSFSQSDDTKKPSPETTQPTMSTPEPEYSDSIMRLILLRDHFTEEKMERFQKILGLKNLFKVEAMFTELDAELRATRLSQPGTTQDIENALESILEASENAILDEIEKMLDNQGAKHNDENQMNTSSLDEETEILDDFQELAFNLRQKYSTASDSTPMAVEKAPDKDQDEHELNVNEDMSHTVEEEKSVIPEAESDDNLTVTDLEEKPAEVEEEQIRLDEVHTGSDVSVEEDGGHFNKNKDNQPSFSASDEMQKVPQATLENPLDMGLGVAVERSPSESLDSMEPGSEFHEEEEVGLFSTGMVYMGCIISMIKTKVTEWTIVMISLLPEEWRPGETLFGCPWQAVVITALVGVMTFTLFFWRTVLAVKKREYLVDEKKLIEQIQALKKEKNDALTKMSELEKQTEKLRENQKQSAQTVSSTKKKIQNLESKVLEAETRNEQMAEEKNTYAKLLKEERENAQQNETRIDKLEKSNEKLQLSRKKIQETLSKTTVLLDEAKIREDARNVQHKCLEKDYATLKEENKTLKSTIKTWEDKHKELSEQIKVYQKSQKELEDSVVLKDHNVEVLSELLADLDACDLQKGDTKVNGEVAPDKKTAIKNRIKQMMDVSRVQTTLTVVEEERDRFMTKLLNEEKSRKALEEQHQELEHAIATMKSEKSHLENQFKILQQKNEIMFEMYQQKENALQQRLTKEELERRSKESMLSEVGGKAVEAEEQVKVLRQRINEMEEQMKKTEEVYKEQIKEQENKTHSNWVNARNAERALNQEKLETIKLREKLAVLTSQLNERRAPLFRPNSGQPAGPRQGDSYGPSPVSGGAPSPPLMIEGPRRPPSAPVGRRIDPYGPRPPSDPHGRYPDNKHIPGMDMMGPRSSSPANLDGSTQAVDPQIKAETQAEASTESQEPAPGSFLVSPIRDSPGPGPHDPLLPPGPHSRLPPGGPYRPPRPGLYHLPPGPPHGPNVPPPLHGPPLPTNGHPGMPLPEFGPRPANGHAFHPRPGPGHVIDPRGPPPPHFRPPPPHHFGPMPPGVRGPMGPRPPIPPDMRFPGPRDHASPPMDLPPGVPPHPGHGVAYGQAPPEALQNSAGAHTGPGQDLPLKQEASQDSARPAMVKP, from the exons ATGTTAGTACCTGGACAAACAATAG TGCTCTTATGTCGGGGAAAAGCAGTGACAGATTTCTCAGGACCGGACTGTCGGTTCTTGTCATTCAAGAAATCAGAAACTGTCTATGTATACTACAAATTGTCAGGCAGAAGGACTGACATGTGGGCTGGAAGT GTTGGAAGTCAATTTGGCTATTTCCCAAAGGACCTTCTTGCAATCAACCATGTTTATACCGACAAAGAACATGAAGTTCCAGCAGAG GAAACagattttgtctgttttgacaCTGGATACGATAGGTTTGACAATTATGACGTAGATTCACTGTTGGGTGCCATGGCAGAGGAGAATGACAGTGAAAATAATGGAACATCTGACCAAATCGAAGAAGCAGAAGGCactcaaaatgaaacaaagccatcagaagaagaagaggcaaCTGACAGTGAAAAACTAATCGAGCCTTATGATGACTCTGAGGATCTTGACGCGGTCCCAGGCGATCAAAGTGCCTCTTTGCCTCAACCTGATTTGGAAGATGAATCGCCTTCTACAAAAGAAGTAGAGCCTGATGCAGCATCTACACTTGATGGTACTGAGAGAGCtacagaagacaaagagaaaaccAAAGATACACCCACAAAACAGGAGGTGGAATCTCTGCCCAAAGatgatttcatttcagaaaacGAACCAGTGTCGATTTCTGAAGGTGTGCAAATCCCTGAGTTAAAAACGACCTTCGGAACAACTTTTGATGCCGTCACCACTGATGCGGAAACCACCACGAAAATCACCCCgtatgaggaagaggagaaaagtgaaaaattggAAGATCATCCTGAAGATGACACTGATCCTAAAACAGAAACTCCATTGCTGCCTTTCTATGAACAAGCAGGTGACACTCCAGAATCCGATTCCCTTGAAAATCAGGAAATTCCTCCCATGACACAAGACAATGAACCAAAaactgaggaggagaagaaCATGTGGACAACACTTGGAGATGCAGTTTTTTCAGTCGTGACTGGGGGGGAGAGGACAGCAGAAAGTTTGAGTTCAGAGGAAGACGAAGATgacgaggatgaggaggaagctGCTTCAAAAACCTCTCTGAGTTTTGAGGAAGCAAAGAAAGATATAGAACCACTAACACCAGAGTCACCAAAAGAGCCAGAAAAAATAGATCCAGATTTTGAAGATTCTCCTAATTCAATGTCCGTGCATACAGATAGTAAAGAAACACTCAGCGATTCTGAGAAACTGTTGTTTGAGCatgatgatgatcatgatgAAGTGGCAGTCAAACACAAGGAACCTCAGGATGAAACATTGAAACCTACTGATGAGCCGATACACAATCAAACAGAAGCGAGTACAGTTTTAATTGATCCAGTATCACAGGATGACCCTCATACTCAAAAATCAGATATTAAAACAACAGATGAACCCATTGAGGATAaatatgaagaggaggaagaagtgaCCGAAGAGGTcagtgatgaaaatgaaaatatacaggACAGTAACATTACAATGGGGTATAGAGAGGATTTAGATGAGACATTAGACGAGACATTAGacgaaaacaaaacagcaaccGATCAAGATTTAGCCAGTACGGAAACTGAAACACGTCAGGATCTGTCTATTGAGGAGAGGCACTTAAAGGATTCAGATCTTAGAGATGACGACGAGAAGAAAGCAGATGACAAACTACTCGATCAATATCGTGACCGTTCCATTACAGATTTAGAAAGTAATAACAGTCAACCAGAATTATCTGTCAAACCACAGATTGATGAGGAAGTACTTacagaggagaaggaagatGAGAAATACACCGAGCTAGATGAGGACAGgtatgaagaaaaagaagaattactTGAGGATGAAAATGCGCTTTCTTTTTCACAATCGGATGACACTAAGAAACCCTCACCAGAAACAACTCAGCCCACCATGTCGACACCAGAGCCGGAATACAGCGATAGCATAATGAGACTGATTCTGCTGCGAGACCACTtcacagaggagaaaatggagcGCTTCCAGAAGATCCTGGGTCTCAAGAATCTCTTCAAAGTGGAGGCCATGTTCACCGAGCTGGACGCAGAGTTGCGGGCTACTCGTCTCTCACAACCGGGCACTACGCAAGACATCGAAAATGCACTTGAGAGTATCCTGGAAGCCTCAGAGAATGCTATCCTGGACGAGATTGAGAAGATGCTGGATAACCAGGGCGCAAAACACAATGATGAGAACCAAATGAACACAAGTAGTTTGGACGAGGAAACTGAGATATTGGACGACTTCCAGGAGCTGGCATTCAACCTTCGACAGAAGTATTCAACAGCAAGTGATAGCACGCCTATGGCAGTAGAGAAAGCACCAGATAAAGACCAAG ATGAACATGAATTGAATGTCAATGAAGACATGTCCCACACAGTCGAAGAGGAAAAATCTGTCATCCCTGAGGCGGAAAGTGATGACAACCTCACAGTAACAGATCTTGAGGAAAAGCCAGCTGAGGTTGAAGAGGAGCAGATCCGTTTGGATGAAGTGCACACTGGATCGGATGTCAGTGTGGAGGAGGATGGTGGAcacttcaataaaaacaaagacaatcagCCAAGCTTCAGTGCCTCAGACGAAATGCAAAAGGTTCCTCAAGCCACTCTGGAAAATCCTTTAGACATGGGCCTTGGTGTCGCAGTGGAGCGCTCACCCTCAG AATCTTTGGACTCCATGGAACCAGGTTCTGAATttcatgaagaagaagaagtgggaTTATTCTCAACTGGAATGGTTTACATGGGCTGCATCATTTCAATGATCAAGACTAAGGTTACAGAGTGGACCATTGTG ATGATTTCACTACTGCCAGAAGAGTGGAGGCCAGGGGAAACCTTGTTTGGCTGTCCTTGGCAAGCTGTTGTCATCACTGCTTTGGTTGGAGTAATGACCTTCACCCTCTTCTTCTGGAGGACTGTGTTAGCA GTAAAGAAGAGAGAATACCTTG TGGATGAAAAAAAGCTCATAGAGCAAATCCAAGCACTcaaaaaagagaagaatgaTGCTCTCACCAAAATGTCTGAACTTGAGAAACAG acTGAAAAACTGAGGGAAAATCAAAAACAGTCAGCACAAACAGTGAGTTCTACAAAGAAAAAGATACAAAACCTCGAG AGTAAAGTTTTGGAAGCAGAAACGAGGAATGAACAGATGGCTGAAGAAAAGAACACATACGCAAAACTGCTCAAAGAAGAGCGGGAAAACGCTCAACAAAATGAAACTCGG ATTGACAAATTGGAGAAGTCAAACGAGAAGCTGCAGCTTAGCAGGAAAAAGATTCAGGAAACACTCTCTAAG ACTACTGTTCTCCTGGATGAGGCCAAGATTCGTGAAGATGCACGAAATGTTCAGCACAAATGTCTTGAGAAAGACTACGCAAcactgaaagaagaaaataaaaca CTTAAGTCCACTATTAAGACCTGGGAAGACAAACACAAGGAGCTCAGTGAACAGATTAAAGTCTATCAAAAGTCTCAGAAAGAGCTGGAAGACTCTGTGGTGCTTAAAGATCACAACGTGGAG GTGCTGTCGGAACTGCTGGCAGACTTAGACGCCTGTGATTTACAGAAAGGTGACACCAAAGTTAACGGTGAAGTAGCACCTG ATAAGAAGACCGCCATAAAGAACAGGATCAAACAGATGATGGATGTTTCCCGG GTCCAGACCACTCTCACCGTAGTTGAAGAAGAGCGAGATCGCTTCATGACAAAACTGCTGAACGAAGAAAAGAGTAGAAAGGCACTAGAAG AACAACACCAGGAGCTGGAACATGCAATTGCAACCATGAAAAGCGAGAAGAGCCATCTTGAAAACCAGTTCAAGATCCTCCAGcagaaaaatgaaatcatgttTGAAATGTACCAACAAAAGGAAAATGCTCTGCAGCA GAGATTAACCAAGGAGGAGCTGGAGCGTCGGAGCAAAGAGAGCATGTTGTCGGAGGTGGGAGGAAAAGCCGTTGAGGCCGAGGAGCAGGTGAAAGTCTTGAGGCAACGCATTAATGAAATGGAGGAGCAAATGAAGAAGACTGAGGAAGTCTACAAGGAACAG attaaagaacaggaaaacaaaactcACTCAAACTGG GTGAACGCTCGTAATGCAGAGCGAGCTCTCAATCAAGAGAAGCTTGAAACAATAAAGCTCCGTGAAAA ACTGGCTGTTCTAACCTCCCAACTGAATGAGCGCCGCGCTCCTCTCTTCAGACCGAACTCTGGACAACCTGCAGGTCCTCGCCAAG GTGATTCATATGGGCCCTCTCCTGTGAGTGGGGGAGCCCCATCCCCTCCATTAATGATAGAGGGTCCCAGGCGCCCACCCTCTGCCCCAGTGGGGCGAAGAATTGACCCGTATG GTCCGCGCCCTCCATCAGACCCACATGGTCGTTACCCTGACAACAAACACATCCCTGGGATGG acatgaTGGGCCCCCGTAGCTCATCACCAGCCAACTTGGATGGATCT ACACAAGCAGTAGATCCACAGATTAAAGCAGAGACTCAGGCTGAGGCCTCCACAGAGAGTCAAGAGCCA GCTCCTGGATCCTTCCTAGTATCTCCTATCAGGGACTCACCTGGCCCCGGACCCCATGATCCACTCCTCCCTCCCGGGCCTCACAGCCGCCTCCCACCAGGCGGACCTTATAGACCTCCACGACCCGGCCTGTACCATCTGCCACCTGGACCACCACATGGTCCAAATGTACCGCCTCCTCTTCACGGGCCTCCACTACCCACTAACGGACACCCAGGTATGCCGCTGCCTGAGTTCGGACCCCGCCCCGCCAACGGACATGCATTCCACCCCAGGCCAGGCCCTGGCCATGTCATTGATCCTCGGGGTCCACCGCCACCACACTTCCGTCCCCCTCCGCCTCATCACTTTGGGCCGATGCCGCCTG GTGTTCGTGGGCCTATGGGACCACGTCCACCCATCCCTCCTGACATGCGCTTCCCAGGACCGCGTGACCATGCCAGCCCACCAATGGACCTGCCTCCAGGTGTCCCACCCCATCCTGGGCATGGTGTTGCTTATGGTCAGGCTCCACCTGAAGCCCTCCAGAACTCAGCAGGAGCTCACACCGGCCCCGGTCAGGACCTGCCCCTGAAGCAGGAAGCCTCTCAGGACTCAGCGAGGCCAGCGATGGTCAAGCCTTAA
- the mia3 gene encoding transport and Golgi organization protein 1 homolog isoform X2, whose amino-acid sequence MAAKHFYRNGFLLLLFNFISTAALEKRFSDFKRCADEECSMLLCRGKAVTDFSGPDCRFLSFKKSETVYVYYKLSGRRTDMWAGSVGSQFGYFPKDLLAINHVYTDKEHEVPAEETDFVCFDTGYDRFDNYDVDSLLGAMAEENDSENNGTSDQIEEAEGTQNETKPSEEEEATDSEKLIEPYDDSEDLDAVPGDQSASLPQPDLEDESPSTKEVEPDAASTLDGTERATEDKEKTKDTPTKQEVESLPKDDFISENEPVSISEGVQIPELKTTFGTTFDAVTTDAETTTKITPYEEEEKSEKLEDHPEDDTDPKTETPLLPFYEQAGDTPESDSLENQEIPPMTQDNEPKTEEEKNMWTTLGDAVFSVVTGGERTAESLSSEEDEDDEDEEEAASKTSLSFEEAKKDIEPLTPESPKEPEKIDPDFEDSPNSMSVHTDSKETLSDSEKLLFEHDDDHDEVAVKHKEPQDETLKPTDEPIHNQTEASTVLIDPVSQDDPHTQKSDIKTTDEPIEDKYEEEEEVTEEVSDENENIQDSNITMGYREDLDETLDETLDENKTATDQDLASTETETRQDLSIEERHLKDSDLRDDDEKKADDKLLDQYRDRSITDLESNNSQPELSVKPQIDEEVLTEEKEDEKYTELDEDRYEEKEELLEDENALSFSQSDDTKKPSPETTQPTMSTPEPEYSDSIMRLILLRDHFTEEKMERFQKILGLKNLFKVEAMFTELDAELRATRLSQPGTTQDIENALESILEASENAILDEIEKMLDNQGAKHNDENQMNTSSLDEETEILDDFQELAFNLRQKYSTASDSTPMAVEKAPDKDQDEHELNVNEDMSHTVEEEKSVIPEAESDDNLTVTDLEEKPAEVEEEQIRLDEVHTGSDVSVEEDGGHFNKNKDNQPSFSASDEMQKVPQATLENPLDMGLGVAVERSPSESLDSMEPGSEFHEEEEVGLFSTGMVYMGCIISMIKTKVTEWTIVMISLLPEEWRPGETLFGCPWQAVVITALVGVMTFTLFFWRTVLAVKKREYLVDEKKLIEQIQALKKEKNDALTKMSELEKQTEKLRENQKQSAQTVSSTKKKIQNLESKVLEAETRNEQMAEEKNTYAKLLKEERENAQQNETRIDKLEKSNEKLQLSRKKIQETLSKTTVLLDEAKIREDARNVQHKCLEKDYATLKEENKTLKSTIKTWEDKHKELSEQIKVYQKSQKELEDSVVLKDHNVEVLSELLADLDACDLQKGDTKVNGEVAPDKKTAIKNRIKQMMDVSRVQTTLTVVEEERDRFMTKLLNEEKSRKALEEQHQELEHAIATMKSEKSHLENQFKILQQKNEIMFEMYQQKENALQQRLTKEELERRSKESMLSEVGGKAVEAEEQVKVLRQRINEMEEQMKKTEEVYKEQIKEQENKTHSNWVNARNAERALNQEKLETIKLREKLAVLTSQLNERRAPLFRPNSGQPAGPRQGDSYGPSPVSGGAPSPPLMIEGPRRPPSAPVGRRIDPYGPRPPSDPHGRYPDNKHIPGMDMMGPRSSSPANLDGSAPGSFLVSPIRDSPGPGPHDPLLPPGPHSRLPPGGPYRPPRPGLYHLPPGPPHGPNVPPPLHGPPLPTNGHPGMPLPEFGPRPANGHAFHPRPGPGHVIDPRGPPPPHFRPPPPHHFGPMPPGVRGPMGPRPPIPPDMRFPGPRDHASPPMDLPPGVPPHPGHGVAYGQAPPEALQNSAGAHTGPGQDLPLKQEASQDSARPAMVKP is encoded by the exons ATGGCAGCAAAACACTTTTACCGAAATGgctttttattacttttatttaattttatttcaacTGCAGCCTTGGAAAAGCGGTTCTCCGACTTTAAAAGATGCGCCGATGAGGAGTGCAGCA TGCTCTTATGTCGGGGAAAAGCAGTGACAGATTTCTCAGGACCGGACTGTCGGTTCTTGTCATTCAAGAAATCAGAAACTGTCTATGTATACTACAAATTGTCAGGCAGAAGGACTGACATGTGGGCTGGAAGT GTTGGAAGTCAATTTGGCTATTTCCCAAAGGACCTTCTTGCAATCAACCATGTTTATACCGACAAAGAACATGAAGTTCCAGCAGAG GAAACagattttgtctgttttgacaCTGGATACGATAGGTTTGACAATTATGACGTAGATTCACTGTTGGGTGCCATGGCAGAGGAGAATGACAGTGAAAATAATGGAACATCTGACCAAATCGAAGAAGCAGAAGGCactcaaaatgaaacaaagccatcagaagaagaagaggcaaCTGACAGTGAAAAACTAATCGAGCCTTATGATGACTCTGAGGATCTTGACGCGGTCCCAGGCGATCAAAGTGCCTCTTTGCCTCAACCTGATTTGGAAGATGAATCGCCTTCTACAAAAGAAGTAGAGCCTGATGCAGCATCTACACTTGATGGTACTGAGAGAGCtacagaagacaaagagaaaaccAAAGATACACCCACAAAACAGGAGGTGGAATCTCTGCCCAAAGatgatttcatttcagaaaacGAACCAGTGTCGATTTCTGAAGGTGTGCAAATCCCTGAGTTAAAAACGACCTTCGGAACAACTTTTGATGCCGTCACCACTGATGCGGAAACCACCACGAAAATCACCCCgtatgaggaagaggagaaaagtgaaaaattggAAGATCATCCTGAAGATGACACTGATCCTAAAACAGAAACTCCATTGCTGCCTTTCTATGAACAAGCAGGTGACACTCCAGAATCCGATTCCCTTGAAAATCAGGAAATTCCTCCCATGACACAAGACAATGAACCAAAaactgaggaggagaagaaCATGTGGACAACACTTGGAGATGCAGTTTTTTCAGTCGTGACTGGGGGGGAGAGGACAGCAGAAAGTTTGAGTTCAGAGGAAGACGAAGATgacgaggatgaggaggaagctGCTTCAAAAACCTCTCTGAGTTTTGAGGAAGCAAAGAAAGATATAGAACCACTAACACCAGAGTCACCAAAAGAGCCAGAAAAAATAGATCCAGATTTTGAAGATTCTCCTAATTCAATGTCCGTGCATACAGATAGTAAAGAAACACTCAGCGATTCTGAGAAACTGTTGTTTGAGCatgatgatgatcatgatgAAGTGGCAGTCAAACACAAGGAACCTCAGGATGAAACATTGAAACCTACTGATGAGCCGATACACAATCAAACAGAAGCGAGTACAGTTTTAATTGATCCAGTATCACAGGATGACCCTCATACTCAAAAATCAGATATTAAAACAACAGATGAACCCATTGAGGATAaatatgaagaggaggaagaagtgaCCGAAGAGGTcagtgatgaaaatgaaaatatacaggACAGTAACATTACAATGGGGTATAGAGAGGATTTAGATGAGACATTAGACGAGACATTAGacgaaaacaaaacagcaaccGATCAAGATTTAGCCAGTACGGAAACTGAAACACGTCAGGATCTGTCTATTGAGGAGAGGCACTTAAAGGATTCAGATCTTAGAGATGACGACGAGAAGAAAGCAGATGACAAACTACTCGATCAATATCGTGACCGTTCCATTACAGATTTAGAAAGTAATAACAGTCAACCAGAATTATCTGTCAAACCACAGATTGATGAGGAAGTACTTacagaggagaaggaagatGAGAAATACACCGAGCTAGATGAGGACAGgtatgaagaaaaagaagaattactTGAGGATGAAAATGCGCTTTCTTTTTCACAATCGGATGACACTAAGAAACCCTCACCAGAAACAACTCAGCCCACCATGTCGACACCAGAGCCGGAATACAGCGATAGCATAATGAGACTGATTCTGCTGCGAGACCACTtcacagaggagaaaatggagcGCTTCCAGAAGATCCTGGGTCTCAAGAATCTCTTCAAAGTGGAGGCCATGTTCACCGAGCTGGACGCAGAGTTGCGGGCTACTCGTCTCTCACAACCGGGCACTACGCAAGACATCGAAAATGCACTTGAGAGTATCCTGGAAGCCTCAGAGAATGCTATCCTGGACGAGATTGAGAAGATGCTGGATAACCAGGGCGCAAAACACAATGATGAGAACCAAATGAACACAAGTAGTTTGGACGAGGAAACTGAGATATTGGACGACTTCCAGGAGCTGGCATTCAACCTTCGACAGAAGTATTCAACAGCAAGTGATAGCACGCCTATGGCAGTAGAGAAAGCACCAGATAAAGACCAAG ATGAACATGAATTGAATGTCAATGAAGACATGTCCCACACAGTCGAAGAGGAAAAATCTGTCATCCCTGAGGCGGAAAGTGATGACAACCTCACAGTAACAGATCTTGAGGAAAAGCCAGCTGAGGTTGAAGAGGAGCAGATCCGTTTGGATGAAGTGCACACTGGATCGGATGTCAGTGTGGAGGAGGATGGTGGAcacttcaataaaaacaaagacaatcagCCAAGCTTCAGTGCCTCAGACGAAATGCAAAAGGTTCCTCAAGCCACTCTGGAAAATCCTTTAGACATGGGCCTTGGTGTCGCAGTGGAGCGCTCACCCTCAG AATCTTTGGACTCCATGGAACCAGGTTCTGAATttcatgaagaagaagaagtgggaTTATTCTCAACTGGAATGGTTTACATGGGCTGCATCATTTCAATGATCAAGACTAAGGTTACAGAGTGGACCATTGTG ATGATTTCACTACTGCCAGAAGAGTGGAGGCCAGGGGAAACCTTGTTTGGCTGTCCTTGGCAAGCTGTTGTCATCACTGCTTTGGTTGGAGTAATGACCTTCACCCTCTTCTTCTGGAGGACTGTGTTAGCA GTAAAGAAGAGAGAATACCTTG TGGATGAAAAAAAGCTCATAGAGCAAATCCAAGCACTcaaaaaagagaagaatgaTGCTCTCACCAAAATGTCTGAACTTGAGAAACAG acTGAAAAACTGAGGGAAAATCAAAAACAGTCAGCACAAACAGTGAGTTCTACAAAGAAAAAGATACAAAACCTCGAG AGTAAAGTTTTGGAAGCAGAAACGAGGAATGAACAGATGGCTGAAGAAAAGAACACATACGCAAAACTGCTCAAAGAAGAGCGGGAAAACGCTCAACAAAATGAAACTCGG ATTGACAAATTGGAGAAGTCAAACGAGAAGCTGCAGCTTAGCAGGAAAAAGATTCAGGAAACACTCTCTAAG ACTACTGTTCTCCTGGATGAGGCCAAGATTCGTGAAGATGCACGAAATGTTCAGCACAAATGTCTTGAGAAAGACTACGCAAcactgaaagaagaaaataaaaca CTTAAGTCCACTATTAAGACCTGGGAAGACAAACACAAGGAGCTCAGTGAACAGATTAAAGTCTATCAAAAGTCTCAGAAAGAGCTGGAAGACTCTGTGGTGCTTAAAGATCACAACGTGGAG GTGCTGTCGGAACTGCTGGCAGACTTAGACGCCTGTGATTTACAGAAAGGTGACACCAAAGTTAACGGTGAAGTAGCACCTG ATAAGAAGACCGCCATAAAGAACAGGATCAAACAGATGATGGATGTTTCCCGG GTCCAGACCACTCTCACCGTAGTTGAAGAAGAGCGAGATCGCTTCATGACAAAACTGCTGAACGAAGAAAAGAGTAGAAAGGCACTAGAAG AACAACACCAGGAGCTGGAACATGCAATTGCAACCATGAAAAGCGAGAAGAGCCATCTTGAAAACCAGTTCAAGATCCTCCAGcagaaaaatgaaatcatgttTGAAATGTACCAACAAAAGGAAAATGCTCTGCAGCA GAGATTAACCAAGGAGGAGCTGGAGCGTCGGAGCAAAGAGAGCATGTTGTCGGAGGTGGGAGGAAAAGCCGTTGAGGCCGAGGAGCAGGTGAAAGTCTTGAGGCAACGCATTAATGAAATGGAGGAGCAAATGAAGAAGACTGAGGAAGTCTACAAGGAACAG attaaagaacaggaaaacaaaactcACTCAAACTGG GTGAACGCTCGTAATGCAGAGCGAGCTCTCAATCAAGAGAAGCTTGAAACAATAAAGCTCCGTGAAAA ACTGGCTGTTCTAACCTCCCAACTGAATGAGCGCCGCGCTCCTCTCTTCAGACCGAACTCTGGACAACCTGCAGGTCCTCGCCAAG GTGATTCATATGGGCCCTCTCCTGTGAGTGGGGGAGCCCCATCCCCTCCATTAATGATAGAGGGTCCCAGGCGCCCACCCTCTGCCCCAGTGGGGCGAAGAATTGACCCGTATG GTCCGCGCCCTCCATCAGACCCACATGGTCGTTACCCTGACAACAAACACATCCCTGGGATGG acatgaTGGGCCCCCGTAGCTCATCACCAGCCAACTTGGATGGATCT GCTCCTGGATCCTTCCTAGTATCTCCTATCAGGGACTCACCTGGCCCCGGACCCCATGATCCACTCCTCCCTCCCGGGCCTCACAGCCGCCTCCCACCAGGCGGACCTTATAGACCTCCACGACCCGGCCTGTACCATCTGCCACCTGGACCACCACATGGTCCAAATGTACCGCCTCCTCTTCACGGGCCTCCACTACCCACTAACGGACACCCAGGTATGCCGCTGCCTGAGTTCGGACCCCGCCCCGCCAACGGACATGCATTCCACCCCAGGCCAGGCCCTGGCCATGTCATTGATCCTCGGGGTCCACCGCCACCACACTTCCGTCCCCCTCCGCCTCATCACTTTGGGCCGATGCCGCCTG GTGTTCGTGGGCCTATGGGACCACGTCCACCCATCCCTCCTGACATGCGCTTCCCAGGACCGCGTGACCATGCCAGCCCACCAATGGACCTGCCTCCAGGTGTCCCACCCCATCCTGGGCATGGTGTTGCTTATGGTCAGGCTCCACCTGAAGCCCTCCAGAACTCAGCAGGAGCTCACACCGGCCCCGGTCAGGACCTGCCCCTGAAGCAGGAAGCCTCTCAGGACTCAGCGAGGCCAGCGATGGTCAAGCCTTAA